In the Lactobacillus paragasseri genome, TAACACTATTACTGGTTTATTATCAGGTTCAATGGTTATTGAATCAGTCTTTAGTTACCCTGGTATGGGTAAGTTGTTCCTAGATTCTATTGGACAACGTGACTATACAACTTTGACAGCCCTAATTTTATTATTTGGTGTGTTAACTTTAATTGGTAACTTATTATCTGATATTATCATGAGTATCATTGACCCAAGAATTCGGATCAAGTAGGGAGGAGTAGAAAATTATGGCTAAAGATAAAAATACATCAAAAAAGGATCAAAATGCTAAAACCTCTCTACCACCGTCTGGATTTAAGATTATCGTTCGCGAGGTTTGGCGCGATAAGGTAGCATTTGCTTCATTTTGTATTATCGTTGCTATCTTACTATTTACTTTTGTTGGCTCATTGTTCTTAAACAAGGGTCAAGTAACAGAAATTAATATCGCTGAAGCATATTATGGATGGGGTGAATCAGGTCACGTCTTCGGTACTGATGACGGTGGTCGTGACATCTTGAAGTTATTGATGATGGGTGGACGTAACTCTATATTAATTGGTCTATCTGTTACTGTACTTTGTGAAGGTGTTGGACTTTTAGTTGGTTTATTCTCTGGTTACTTTGGTGGAGTTACTGACGCAGTTATTATGCGTATCGTAGACTTTATCCAGATTTTGCCTCAGTTCCCAATTATCATTGTTTTGACTACTGTTATTCCTAACTACAATGCTGGAACTTTAGTATTGTTAATTTCTATGTTTGGATGGACATCGACTGCTCGATACTTCCGTGCCTTTGTTCTTTCACAAAGAGAGCGTGAATATGTTTTAGCTTCAAAGACTTCGGGTTCATCTAATTTAACAATTATTTTCCGTGAAGTTTTGCCAAACATTACTTCAGCGTTGGTTATCGATGTCGTATTGATGATCGCTGGTAACATTGGTATTGAAACTACCCTATCTTTCTTGGGATATGGACTACCAACTACTACACCATCACTTGGTACTTTAATTGGATTTGCTAACGACCCAGTTAACGTTACTACTCGTCCATGGTTATGGATGCCAGCAACATTTTTATTGCTAATTATTTCATTGAGTATTAACTACGTTGGTCGTGCTCTTCAAAGAGCTGGAGACGCTCGTCAACGTGAAAATTAAATTTAATTGTATTAACATTAAAAAGCAACTCATAATTGAGTTGCTTTTTTTGATATATAGCTAAAAGTACAGCTAATATACTAATTTATTTATTTAAATAATGGGCATAAGCTTAATTTTCGACTTTAAAAATAAAATTTTTATGGAACTGAAAGTAATTGCTTAACGTTGATATATCAAGATATGTGGCTAAAACGAATAAATTAAAATGAAAAAATATTAAAATTAATTGAGCAAAAGCGTTGTTTTATGAGTTTGATGATGATACTATTAAATCATCAACTTGTCCCAAATAGATGGAGGAATATAACTATGAAGAAAGCCAAACTATTTGGAAGTTTAACTTTACTTTCTGGTGTTGCTTTAACATTGGCAGCATGTGGTAATAATTCAAATTCAAAAGTAGATAACCCAACTAAGAGTTTTAAAGAAGCTACTCCTAAGAAGGCCGTTAAGAAGGGCGGTACTGTAAGTGTAGCTCTTGAAACTGATACTCCAATTACCGGCGTCTTTTTAAATGAACTTTCAGATACTCAAAACGACTCTGATGCAATGGCTCCTGGTAATGAAGCTTTATTTGATACAAATGATACTTATCAAATTAATGATAAGGGACCTGCTACCTTAAAATTAGATAATAAAAATAAAACTGCTACTATCACCGTTAAAAAAGGTGTAAAGTGGTCAGATGGCAAGCAAGTAACTGCTAAGGATATTGAATATTCTTATGAAATTATTGCTAATAAAGCAACAAAATCTTCTCGTTATACTGAATCACTTCAAAATATTGTTGGTTTAAGTGAATATCACGATGGAAAATCTAACACTATTTCGGGTATTGAAATGCCAGATGGTGAAAATGGTAGAACTGTAGTACTCCACTTTAAGGAAATGAAACCTGGTATGAAGTATAGTGGTAATGGTTACTTCTGGGAAGCTGCAGCACCATATCATTACTTAAAAGATGTTCCATTTAATAAGTTACAATCCTCTGATCAAGTAAGAAAGAACCCATTATTCTTTGGTCCATATAAGATGAGTAAAGTAGTTCGTGGTCAGGCCGTAACCTTTGTACCTAATAAATATTACTGGAGAGGTACGCCAAAATTAGATAAGGTTACTATTCAAGTTTTGAACCCTAACTCAGCTTCTCAAGCTATTAAGAGTCACAAGTATGATATTGCGGGTGTTGTTAACTCACAATGGAAAAACGTAGCTAATACCAATAACGTTAACTGGATTGCAAATATTCCATTAGCTTACAATTACTTAGGCTTTAAAGTAGGTAAGTGGGACGGAGCTAAAGGCGAAAACGTAATGAATAAGGATGCTAAGATGAATAATAAAGCATTACGTCAAGCTATTGCTTACGGTATGAATGTTTCTGCTGTAACAAAACGTTATACTAATGGCTTAACTTTCCATATTCCAACTTTAATTCCAAAACAATTTGGTCAATATTACGATAAGAATGTTAAGGGCTACGATTACAATATCAAGAAAGGTAATGAAATTCTTGATAAGGCAGGATACAAGAAGAAGGGTAAATATCGTGTACAACCAAATGGCAAACCTTTAACTATTCGTTTAGCCGCTATGACTGGTAACTCTACTCAAGAGCCAATCATTCAAAACTACATCCAACAATGGAAGAAGTTAGGCTTGAATGTTAAGTTAACTGGTGGTCGTTTGATGGAAATGAATTCCTTCTATGACAAGGTTCAAAATGATTCTAAAGACGTTGATATGTTCATGGGTGCATGGTCATTATCTTCAGAACCATCACCAAATGACTTGTACAGTGTAAAGGCTCCTTACAACTTTACTCGTTTCGTAACTGCTAAGAATACTAAGTTACTTCAGGAAATGGATTCTGAAAAGTCATTTAACACAAACTACCGTGTCAAGAAGTTCCATGAATGGCAAAAGTACATGAATGATGAAGCTTATGTTGTTCCAGTATCTAACAGTTACAATGTAAATGCTGTTAACAGCAAGATTACTGGTTACTCATTGAAACCTTCAGCTGCCAATAGTCTTTGGTACAATGTTGGAATTGCAAAATAACAATTTAAAAAAGATTTTCAAAAGGTCGTCAAATTTGACGACCTTTTTTGTGATTTGTTAAAAATTTTTTCAGTGCTAAAATTAAATATATCAACTTGTCCAATATTATTGGAGGAAAATTTAATGAAGAAAGGCAAATTAATCAGCACATTAACTTTGCTTTCAGGTGTTGCCTTAACTTTAGCAGCCTGTGGTAATAACAACAAAGATACGAGTCACCCTAACTTTAAGGAGTATACTCCTAAAAAAGCAATAAAAAATGGTGGTAGCGTTAGTGTTGCCGTAGTTACTGATACACCTTTTACTGGTATTTTTAACGATGAGCTATCAACTAACAATACTGACTCAGAAGTTATGCAATATGGTGATGAGTCATTGTTTGCAACTAACGACACCTATAAATTTGTTAAAGGCGGAGTTGCTGATATTAAGATTAATAAGAATGCAAAAACTGCAACTATTACAATTAATCCTAAAGTTAAATGGTCAGATGGTCAGCCATTAGTTGCTAAAGACTATGAATATGCCTATGAAATTATTGCTAATAAGGCAACGCATTCTCAACGTTATACTTCAAGTTTAGCTGACCTTGAAGGGTTAGAAGAATATCATGAAGGAAAATCTGATACTATTTCTGGTATTGAAATGCCAGAGGGTGAAAATGGTCGTACAGTAGTACTTCATTTTAAAGAAATGAAGCCTGGCATGAACCAAAGTGGTAATGGTTATATTTGGGAGGCAGCTGCCCCTTACCATTATTTAAAAGATGTGCCATTTGATAAGCTGATTTCAAGTAATAAGGTTCGTAAAAATCCATTATTCTATGGTCCTTACAAGGTAAGCAAGGTGGTTCGTGGACAATCAGTATCATGGGTTCCGAATGAACATTATTACAAGGGTAAGCCACACTTAAATAAAATTACAGCTTCTGTAATTACACCAGCTTCAGTTGCTCAATCCATTAAGAGTAATAAGTTTGATGTAACTCAAGTAAGTAATTCACAGTGGCCTAATATTAAAGGAACTAAAGGAGTAAACTTTATTGCAAATATTCCACTTTCATATTCTTACCTAGGCTTTAAAGTGGGTAAGTGGGATTCAGCTAAGGGCGAAAACGTGATGAATAAAGATGCTAAGATGAACAACAGAGCATTACGTCAAGCTATTGCCTATGGTATGAATGTTGATCAAGTTTACAAGAGATATTCATATGGTCTTTCATTTAGAATTCCTACTTTAATTCCAAAACAATTCGGTGATTACTTCGATAAAGATGTTAAGGGCTATACTTATAACATTAAAAAGGGTAACGAATTACTTGATAAGGCAGGCTACAAGAAGAAGGGTGCTTACCGTGTACAACCAAATGGCAAGCCTTTGACTATTCGTTTAGCTGCGATGACTGGTAGCAAGGTTCAAGAACCAATTATTCAAAATTACATCCAGCAATGGAAGAAATTGGGCTTGAATGTTAAGTTAACTAGTGGCCGTTTGATGGAAATGAATTCCTTCTACGATAAAGTTCAAAATGATTCTAAAGATGTTGATATGTTTATTGGTGCATGGTCACTTTCTTCAGAGCCTTCACCTCAAGACTTGTACGGTGCTAAGGCTCCATTTAACTACAGTAGATTTGTTACTAAAGAAAATACTGATTTGTTGAACGATATTGATTCTCAAAAAGCCTTTAATAACAGCTATAGAGTTAAGAAATTCCACCAATGGCAAGCATATATGGACAAGGAAGCTTACGTTGTTCC is a window encoding:
- a CDS encoding ABC transporter permease, which codes for MAKDKNTSKKDQNAKTSLPPSGFKIIVREVWRDKVAFASFCIIVAILLFTFVGSLFLNKGQVTEINIAEAYYGWGESGHVFGTDDGGRDILKLLMMGGRNSILIGLSVTVLCEGVGLLVGLFSGYFGGVTDAVIMRIVDFIQILPQFPIIIVLTTVIPNYNAGTLVLLISMFGWTSTARYFRAFVLSQREREYVLASKTSGSSNLTIIFREVLPNITSALVIDVVLMIAGNIGIETTLSFLGYGLPTTTPSLGTLIGFANDPVNVTTRPWLWMPATFLLLIISLSINYVGRALQRAGDARQREN
- a CDS encoding oligopeptide ABC transporter substrate-binding protein — its product is MKKAKLFGSLTLLSGVALTLAACGNNSNSKVDNPTKSFKEATPKKAVKKGGTVSVALETDTPITGVFLNELSDTQNDSDAMAPGNEALFDTNDTYQINDKGPATLKLDNKNKTATITVKKGVKWSDGKQVTAKDIEYSYEIIANKATKSSRYTESLQNIVGLSEYHDGKSNTISGIEMPDGENGRTVVLHFKEMKPGMKYSGNGYFWEAAAPYHYLKDVPFNKLQSSDQVRKNPLFFGPYKMSKVVRGQAVTFVPNKYYWRGTPKLDKVTIQVLNPNSASQAIKSHKYDIAGVVNSQWKNVANTNNVNWIANIPLAYNYLGFKVGKWDGAKGENVMNKDAKMNNKALRQAIAYGMNVSAVTKRYTNGLTFHIPTLIPKQFGQYYDKNVKGYDYNIKKGNEILDKAGYKKKGKYRVQPNGKPLTIRLAAMTGNSTQEPIIQNYIQQWKKLGLNVKLTGGRLMEMNSFYDKVQNDSKDVDMFMGAWSLSSEPSPNDLYSVKAPYNFTRFVTAKNTKLLQEMDSEKSFNTNYRVKKFHEWQKYMNDEAYVVPVSNSYNVNAVNSKITGYSLKPSAANSLWYNVGIAK
- a CDS encoding oligopeptide ABC transporter substrate-binding protein; the encoded protein is MKKGKLISTLTLLSGVALTLAACGNNNKDTSHPNFKEYTPKKAIKNGGSVSVAVVTDTPFTGIFNDELSTNNTDSEVMQYGDESLFATNDTYKFVKGGVADIKINKNAKTATITINPKVKWSDGQPLVAKDYEYAYEIIANKATHSQRYTSSLADLEGLEEYHEGKSDTISGIEMPEGENGRTVVLHFKEMKPGMNQSGNGYIWEAAAPYHYLKDVPFDKLISSNKVRKNPLFYGPYKVSKVVRGQSVSWVPNEHYYKGKPHLNKITASVITPASVAQSIKSNKFDVTQVSNSQWPNIKGTKGVNFIANIPLSYSYLGFKVGKWDSAKGENVMNKDAKMNNRALRQAIAYGMNVDQVYKRYSYGLSFRIPTLIPKQFGDYFDKDVKGYTYNIKKGNELLDKAGYKKKGAYRVQPNGKPLTIRLAAMTGSKVQEPIIQNYIQQWKKLGLNVKLTSGRLMEMNSFYDKVQNDSKDVDMFIGAWSLSSEPSPQDLYGAKAPFNYSRFVTKENTDLLNDIDSQKAFNNSYRVKKFHQWQAYMDKEAYVVPVSNSYSIYAVNNKLTGYSLAPSKSMGGGFPNWYYVGYAK